The Microbispora sp. ZYX-F-249 genomic interval AGCTTGAGGTGTGGCACCAGTTCCTCGGGTACCAGCGAGGGCTCCTTTCGCCGAAGGGAGCCACCCCGCACGAGAAGGCGAAAGCACCAGCGCCGAGCATGCCGAAGACCCGACATGATGCGGTGATGGTGCTTTCAGCGAGAGATTATTTGGAGTGTTTGTTTTTTTATGCGCGACTTTTTATAGACCGGTTGGCGTGCCCATTTTTTGGCCTACCGCTGGGCCGGGTCCCTCCAGCGGAACGGCAACCATGAATTTTTTGTTTTGTGTGCCCGGTGTTTGATTCGCGCCTGTACGTGTCGCGTGCCGGTTTCTCGCTGTCCTGTCGTTCGTGGTCGGTGGCTTTGGACACCTCTAGATCTACCACGCTGAGAACGAGCAAGACCAGCTCAAGGTTCCCGAACGAGGACGTTCCGTCAGCGTCCGTAGGCGTCCAGGAGCGTCCGTTGACGTCCGTAGAAGTCCGCGAATTCAGGGCCAAAAGTTAGAGAGCCGTCACCGCAAGGTAAGGGCAACGGCTCTCACGTGAACCGAGGACGTCTCAGACGTCCTCGCGGCCGATCGGTTCGAGGAGATCGGGGTTGAACGGTGCGCGGCCTGTCCTGCCACTCGGATGGACGATCACCGCGACCAGGGCCTCCCGTACGTACATACGCTTGCGCGACAGAGGTAGACCACCCTCCTCTTCCGGCAGGTACCAGCGCTTACGAAGATCGTCCACGTCGATCTCCGACCGAGCCCGCTCGACTTTCGCGGCACCCTCATACTTGTTCTTCTCGGCACGCAATTCAGCCAGGTCCCTTTCGAGATCGGGAAGCAGTCGATAGAACAGTTCGGCCGATATCCTCTTGGGCTTTGCCATGAACGCCGCTATGTGCTCGTCGAGGGCGGCTTGCGCCTCTTCGAGTTCCGCTTGACGAGGCCACTCGGCCGATGGAACGCGCTTGCGCATCTGCGCCTCTTCGAGCTTCGCCAGCACCATTTCGGAGACGTACAGGTCAACGAGATCCCCGCGCCGTGACAGGCCACCACACCCGCCCGCGCTACGGGCCGGGCAGAGGTAGACGTGGTGACCGAGTTCCGGGCGTTGCGCGACCCGTAGTTTCGTGTTGCAGATCCCGCCGTTCTCGGTCGGACGTCCGCAGCGAAGAATCCCGGTGAGCAAGTACCGATGTTCGCGATAGTCGGGAGGCAGCACTTCACCGGCCGTGCCGTCCTTGCTGACGCTGCGTCCTTTGCGCGTGGCGAAGATCGCTTGCACGCTGACCCACTCGTCCGGCGTGAGAATGGCTTCCCACTTGCCGACCACAGGGTCACCGTTCTCGTCTCTGACCAGCTCGTCACCGAGCTTGCGCCACCCGCACAGCCGAGGGTTCGAGAGAGTGCCCTTGAGAACCCGCGTCTGCCATTCTCCCCCGCGTGGAGTCCGGACGCCCTTGCTCGACCACTCGTTGACGATGGAGCGCAGCGAGCGCCCCGCGATGAAGTCACGCGCCGCCTGCTGGAGTAGCGGAGCCTCCACCGGGTCGAGGGACACGCGATCAGCCTGCCAGCCGAAGGGCCGATGCCCGCCCACCGGGATACCTTCCTCAGCTCGCCGGCGATGCGCCCGCCGTACGCGGCGCTGCATCTTCCGCACCTCCATCTTGGAGATGACCGCACCGAACAGGCCCATGCTCTCGACGTCTTCGCTGTACAGGTTCTTGGTCTGCTTGGCGTCAGCGAACACAAACCCGTCGTTGTACGTGAACGCCTCTACGAAGCGCTCGTAGTCGCCAGGCCGACGAGTCAAGCGGTCATCGGCCACGACCACGACCCCGCGAACCGGCGTACCGTCATCGAGCTTGCCCGCCCGGAGCGCCTTCAACATGGCCTCGAAATCGTCGCGCACGACATCGGCTTTGGCAGCAGACTTGTCGTTGTCCGTGAACTCATGCACGACGGTCCAGCCATGCCGGGCAGCCGTCTCCCGGTTGACCTTGTGCTGGTCCCGTACGCCGTGCTCGTCTCTCTTCGTGTCCGCCGAGATACGGGCGTAGGACACGACGGGGATCGAGTCCGCGAGCCTGAGCATGTGATCTCCTGGGGGAAAGAAGAACGTCGTCTAGGACTGTTCTACCTGCAGTCGCTGTTCTCGTTCTTCAACGCGCCGCTGTTCGCGACGTTCATCATCGGCCTGTTCTGGAAGCGGATGACCCCGTGGGCCGGCTTCTGGGGCCTGCTGAGCGGCACGGTGTGCGCCTTCGGCTCGTACATGCTCTACAAGGCGGGCGTGTTCGACTTCGGCACCGAGCTGAACGCGAGCTTCTGGGGCGCGGGCATCGCCTTCGCGGTCGACGCGATCGTCTCGGTCGTGGTCACGCTCGTCACCACTCCCAAGCCGGAAACCGAGCTGCGCGGGCTCGTCTACGGCCTGAGCGACGCGTCCGTCGCCGACGACGCGCTGTCGGGCGACCACGCCTGGTACCGCTCCCCCATGATCCTCGGCGCCGGGGCGGTCGTCCTCGCCGCGGCGTTCTACCTGCCCTTCCTGTAGGAGGTT includes:
- a CDS encoding recombinase family protein encodes the protein MLRLADSIPVVSYARISADTKRDEHGVRDQHKVNRETAARHGWTVVHEFTDNDKSAAKADVVRDDFEAMLKALRAGKLDDGTPVRGVVVVADDRLTRRPGDYERFVEAFTYNDGFVFADAKQTKNLYSEDVESMGLFGAVISKMEVRKMQRRVRRAHRRRAEEGIPVGGHRPFGWQADRVSLDPVEAPLLQQAARDFIAGRSLRSIVNEWSSKGVRTPRGGEWQTRVLKGTLSNPRLCGWRKLGDELVRDENGDPVVGKWEAILTPDEWVSVQAIFATRKGRSVSKDGTAGEVLPPDYREHRYLLTGILRCGRPTENGGICNTKLRVAQRPELGHHVYLCPARSAGGCGGLSRRGDLVDLYVSEMVLAKLEEAQMRKRVPSAEWPRQAELEEAQAALDEHIAAFMAKPKRISAELFYRLLPDLERDLAELRAEKNKYEGAAKVERARSEIDVDDLRKRWYLPEEEGGLPLSRKRMYVREALVAVIVHPSGRTGRAPFNPDLLEPIGREDV